Sequence from the Bacteroidota bacterium genome:
GAAAGCTTGAAATGCGGCTGGCCGAATATCGCTCCCTGGGGTGACGGTGAGTTTGGCGCTGCCCACAATGGTGTAACCAGTCTTGAGCTGATCTCCCGCCCGGCCAAAGGAACCGGCGCTTGGACACAGGTTAATTTCCTCGGACCAGACGGCATCACCGATGACCTTACCTGGCCCAGACTGGCAACAACCGGTGAAAACAATGAGGTGATCCACCTTGTAGCCAATACTTATGTTGAATATGAAGGACAGGCAACCGCCCTTCTGTATTCGCGTTCAAGCGATGGTGGTGCAACCTGGGATCCGCATAATGTGATCCTTGATGGTATGGGTTCCGATTATTATTTCGAAATCGGAGCTGATGATTATGCCCTCAGCACTCACGGCAATACTATTATCATCCTCGTTGGTGGTGCATGGAATGACATGTTCTACATGCGTTCTGACGATAATGGCGATACCTGGGATAAACACATTATCTGGGAACATCCTTATCCGTTCTTCGACTGGAATACAACTATTGCTGATACCTTCTTCTCTAACGATAACTCTGCATTCGGTACTATCGACAACACCGGTAAATTCCATGTTGTATTCGGTCTGAACAGGGTTATGCACCTCGAAGTCGGTACTACCTACAACCTTTTCCCCTATGTTGACGGTGTAGCATACTGGAATGAAGATATGCCTCCCTTCAGCAATGACCTGGCTGCACTGGCCGGACCACAATACGGCTATGCCAACTCAGAAATGGTTGAAGATTACAACTATATCGGATACATGCAGGATGTAAACGGTGACGGTGAGATCACGCTGAATACCGACATCCTTTACTACCGCGAACTCGGCCCCTCAACCATGCCTACCATCACTATTGATGACCAGGGCAGAAGGTTTGTATTGTTTGCATCCACTACCGAAACCTATGAAAACGATGTTTACAATTACAAAC
This genomic interval carries:
- a CDS encoding glycoside hydrolase; translated protein: MKKFLLLSLVLCIGLAGYSQKATSVSKDLLNKAVKTEYKAPISEQTNLTLPVNSATNIKALSPNEVQIGNSQYDLWTNTLYSNRFHRWEDGTMAGVWMFGLQATSFPDRGTGYNYYDGTQWGPMPTARIESLKCGWPNIAPWGDGEFGAAHNGVTSLELISRPAKGTGAWTQVNFLGPDGITDDLTWPRLATTGENNEVIHLVANTYVEYEGQATALLYSRSSDGGATWDPHNVILDGMGSDYYFEIGADDYALSTHGNTIIILVGGAWNDMFYMRSDDNGDTWDKHIIWEHPYPFFDWNTTIADTFFSNDNSAFGTIDNTGKFHVVFGLNRVMHLEVGTTYNLFPYVDGVAYWNEDMPPFSNDLAALAGPQYGYANSEMVEDYNYIGYMQDVNGDGEITLNTDILYYRELGPSTMPTITIDDQGRRFVLFASTTETYENDVYNYKHIWARAYDNGEWGPFLDLSKDIVHIFDECIYPHLASTSDDNIHYMYMADVTPGLALDDDHGYQDNRFIYASLAKTELLTGVAEPAVINEG